In a genomic window of Mycosarcoma maydis chromosome 5, whole genome shotgun sequence:
- a CDS encoding uncharacterized protein (related to DNA-directed RNA polymerase 13.3K chain), whose protein sequence is MTNAPNRFDLFILGPDEKRVEIVEDTKIPNAATFWFNKEDHTLGNMLRHAVLANPAVLFCGYKVPHPLEPKVFVKIQTDGSLTPTDALKQGSQKLIAQISSLKGAWRTEVQMSGAGTVDVGAFGRQDPFEGQAYSGEGASGYVDI, encoded by the coding sequence ATGACCAACGCACCGAATCGATTCGacctcttcatcctcggtcccgacgagaagcgagtcgagatcgtcgaagACACCAAGATCCCCAACGCAGCCACATTTTGGTTCAACAAGGAAGACCACACGCTCGGAAACATGCTTCGACACGCCGTACTCGCCAATCCCGCCGTCCTGTTCTGTGGCTACAAAGTGCCACATCCTCTAGAACCAAAGGTGTTTGTCAAGATCCAAACGGATGGTTCATTAACACCCACCGACGCGCTCAAGCAAGGCTCGCAGAAGCTCATCGCGCAGATCAGTTCGTTGAAAGGAGCATGGCGTACCGAGGTGCAGATGAGCGGTGCGGGCACCGTCGATGTAGGCGCTTTCGGAAGACAGGATCCCTTTGAAGGTCAAGCGTATTCCGGCGAAGGCGCTAGTGGATATGTAGATATCTAA
- a CDS encoding putative O-sialo-glycoprotein-endopeptidase A1 → MPSRTRVRKPDPLPYPTRPYLALGLEGSANKLGAGIVLHKPFDPSAPSSSSTSVPSSISSRSVGRVEILSNVRHTYVTPPGSGFQPSDTAKHHKEWIIRVISEAVRRSGIKSLADVDCICYTKGPGMGAPLQSVAVVARTLALMYSKPLVGVNHCVGHIEMGRTITGAHNPVVLYVSGGNTQVIAYSAQKYRIFGETLDIAVGNCLDRFARVIGLSNDPSPGQNIEKEARKGTKLLPLPYTTKGMDVSLAGILSATEAYTRDKRFKPNAHVEYNDAAVGSLANGDVWTGEGGGKHIINISDNAPTLTSDADADAPTARTDADVDVSQSGVSQLDSSVDTITPADLCFSLQEHIFSMLVEITERAMAHIGSKEVLIVGGVGSNQRLQQMMGVMASERGGSVFATDERFCIDNGIMIAHAGLLSHRMGLDTSLDKSTVTQRFRTDTPNITWRA, encoded by the coding sequence atgCCTTCGAGGACTCGCGTACGGAAACCCGACCCGCTGCCATACCCAACGAGGCCATACCTCGCGCTAGGTCTCGAAGGAAGCGCCAACAAGCTAGGCGCCGGTATCGTGCTGCACAAGCCATTCGACCCTTCTGCAccttcatcttcttctACTTCAGTACCTTCGTCGATCTCCTCTCGATCTGTGGGTCGAGTTGAAATCCTCTCCAATGTTCGCCACACGTACGTCACGCCACCCGGCTCGGGCTTCCAGCCAAGCGATACCGCCAAACACCACAAGGAATGGATCATCCGAGTCATCTCCGAAGCTGTTCGTCGCTCTGGTATCAAGTCATTAGCAGATGTCGACTGCATCTGCTACACCAAGGGCCCCGGAATGGGTGCCCCGCTTCAGAGCGTCGCTGTCGTAGCTCGCACGCTTGCTCTCATGTATAGCAAACCACTGGTCGGCGTCAACCACTGCGTTGGTCACATTGAAATGGGAAGGACTATCACTGGTGCACACAATCCTGTTGTCCTCTATGTCTCAGGTGGAAACACACAGGTGATCGCATACTCTGCGCAAAAGTAtcgcatctttggcgaAACCCTCGACATTGCCGTGGGTAACTGTCTCGACCGGTTCGCGAGAGTCATTGGGTTGAGCAACGACCCAAGTCCAGGACAGAACATTGAAAAGGAAGCCAGGAAGGGTACCAAGCTCCTACCGCTGCCATATACCACCAAGGGAATGGATGTGAGTCTCGCCGGCATTCTCAGTGCAACAGAGGCATACACACGGGACAAGCGCTTCAAACCCAATGCTCACGTTGAGTACAACGATGCAGCAGTCGGAAGCTTGGCAAATGGTGACGTGTGGACGGGAGAAGGAGGTGGAAAGCATATCATCAACATATCTGACAACGCTCCAACACTAACAtcggatgcagatgcagacgcACCAACTGCGCGTACCGATGCTGATGTCGACGTCTCCCAATCCGGCGTCTCTCAGCTGGATTCTAGCGTCGACACCATCACCCCTGCCGACTTGTGCTTTTCGCTGCAGGAGCACATCTTTTCTATGCTCGTAGAGATCACGGAGCGCGCTATGGCACATATCGGTTCCAAAGAGGTGCTCATCGTGGGTGGCGTCGGGAGCAACCAACGGCTGCAACAGATGATGGGCGTCATGGCCAGCGAGCGCGGTGGAAGCGTGTTTGCGACAGACGAGAGGTTCTGTATCGACAATGGCATCATGATTGCTCATGCGGGCCTGCTGAGCCACAGGATGGGGCTAGACACGAGTTTGGACAAGAGTACGGTTACGCAAAGATTTCGGACGGACACGCCCAATATTACATGGCGGGCGTGA